In Hymenobacter gelipurpurascens, one DNA window encodes the following:
- a CDS encoding glycosyltransferase family 61 protein, with amino-acid sequence MIKRLKSYYLLADGAVFSFFQLVPESVIRTKQGRVKLHNWRGLIKLWFINRKVRLPKGPVYLTVHSSYRGYYHWLLESIPKLLEAKRAALNFTLLLPASYTEVFYADTLRILGVERVERLLPDTVYYVPQGILPYSVETMGNYSLSALQELKTTVLAATATVAPTVAPRLYISRRKASRRKVLNEAEVEQVLAAFGFTILCFEDYTFAEQVQLCSNVQMLVGLHGAGLSNMVFLQEGATVVEFRKFDNGENYFFQQLAGTLQYTYHLLYCTAADEQQQVQDADIWVDVDALRAVLAQHSV; translated from the coding sequence ATGATTAAACGGCTAAAAAGCTATTACCTGCTGGCGGACGGAGCGGTGTTCTCGTTTTTCCAATTAGTACCAGAATCTGTCATCCGGACTAAGCAAGGACGAGTAAAGCTCCATAACTGGCGAGGTCTTATTAAGCTGTGGTTCATCAATCGGAAGGTCAGATTGCCTAAAGGTCCGGTATACCTCACCGTCCATAGCTCCTATCGGGGCTACTACCACTGGCTGCTGGAGAGCATACCTAAGCTTTTAGAAGCCAAGCGTGCAGCTTTGAATTTTACCTTGCTGCTACCTGCTTCTTATACCGAAGTTTTTTACGCGGATACTCTACGAATACTAGGAGTAGAGCGGGTAGAGCGGCTACTGCCCGATACGGTTTATTACGTTCCGCAAGGTATCCTGCCGTACTCGGTGGAAACTATGGGGAATTATTCGTTGTCGGCACTACAGGAGTTGAAAACCACCGTGCTGGCAGCTACCGCTACGGTAGCCCCCACAGTGGCGCCGCGCTTGTACATTAGTCGGCGTAAAGCTTCCCGCCGCAAGGTCCTTAACGAGGCAGAAGTAGAGCAAGTACTGGCCGCTTTCGGCTTTACTATTCTTTGTTTTGAAGACTATACCTTTGCAGAGCAGGTGCAGCTGTGTTCCAATGTGCAGATGCTGGTAGGCCTTCATGGTGCGGGCTTGTCTAACATGGTGTTTTTGCAGGAAGGGGCGACTGTGGTCGAGTTTCGAAAATTTGACAACGGAGAAAATTACTTTTTTCAGCAACTGGCTGGCACGCTGCAGTATACTTACCACCTGTTGTATTGCACGGCCGCAGATGAGCAGCAGCAAGTGCAAGACGCCGACAT
- a CDS encoding glycosyltransferase family 2 protein: MINANLVSVVIPSYNYSAYISDAINSIKAQTYPHWEIIVVDDGSKDNTAEVVARYTAQDNRIKYHYQQNQGLSAARNTGISLAQGAYIQLLDADDYISKRKLEIQVGLLEQQPDVALVYADTYIYTHSDDLTVPRNFRQFHLTMPPISAQGVNLAMHMALDNIFLVGSPLFRRSMAVAAGPFDKTLFSLEDWHFWYRAVLQNQKFVYDNREGTEFYVRTHGNNMTGNRYKMWKYKIQARQALILLMEGVVQSGAGMGPVLRPVLARQKAYLYEEQARYNLLYENLGAGIVNHFRYLVHGDKPLRIWYDSAYWLKERLLGRNRKTA; this comes from the coding sequence ATGATAAATGCTAACCTGGTAAGCGTCGTTATTCCCAGCTACAACTATAGCGCCTATATTTCCGACGCTATTAACAGCATCAAGGCGCAGACCTATCCGCACTGGGAAATCATTGTAGTTGATGATGGGTCGAAGGATAATACGGCGGAAGTAGTAGCTCGTTACACGGCGCAGGACAACCGGATAAAATATCATTACCAGCAAAATCAGGGACTGTCGGCCGCGCGCAATACTGGAATTTCGCTTGCGCAGGGTGCCTATATACAGTTGCTGGACGCGGATGATTATATCAGCAAGCGCAAACTGGAAATTCAGGTGGGCCTACTGGAGCAGCAGCCAGACGTTGCTTTGGTGTACGCTGATACATACATCTATACCCACTCCGACGACCTCACCGTACCGCGAAACTTCCGGCAGTTTCACCTGACTATGCCACCCATATCGGCTCAGGGAGTAAACCTAGCCATGCATATGGCTCTGGACAATATCTTCCTAGTGGGGAGTCCACTGTTCAGGCGCAGCATGGCCGTAGCCGCCGGCCCCTTTGACAAAACGCTGTTTTCCCTGGAAGACTGGCACTTCTGGTACCGGGCTGTGCTGCAGAATCAGAAATTTGTGTACGATAATCGGGAGGGAACCGAGTTCTATGTGCGTACACACGGCAACAATATGACGGGTAACCGTTATAAGATGTGGAAGTACAAGATTCAGGCCCGCCAAGCGCTAATTCTGCTGATGGAGGGTGTAGTGCAGTCGGGCGCAGGTATGGGTCCGGTACTGCGGCCTGTGCTGGCCCGGCAGAAGGCATACCTGTATGAGGAGCAGGCGCGCTATAATCTGCTGTACGAAAACTTAGGCGCGGGCATTGTTAATCATTTCCGATACCTAGTGCATGGCGACAAGCCCTTGCGTATCTGGTACGATAGCGCCTACTGGCTGAAAGAACGGCTGCTGGGCCGTAACAGAAAGACGGCTTAG
- a CDS encoding glycosyltransferase family 2 protein, with translation MIKVSVCTITYNHGPYIAQTIEGVLEQRCPELEIEMIIGDDVSSDNTREIVADYARRFPDNIKPLFHEKNLGPGANTRACMAACTGKYIAALEGDDYWTDPQKLLLQVEALEARPDCGMSFHDADTFNSTDGSIEWTFGEEFPHILPPAGSAPKTYSQLDFARYGWFVPTASMLFRTASLPLPLPDWFEGVYSGDYTLQLLSTKYGPAIYLPRVMSRYRIHHTGLGNIMAQSADKFKRRIFEAKMFQEHVFRPKDKKHADIYLAMQYKGYARYLLSQGQRWEPLLYRAKGLFYDRQRLAVYLERRLQQANTSQN, from the coding sequence ATGATAAAAGTTAGTGTTTGCACTATCACCTATAATCACGGTCCCTACATCGCTCAAACCATTGAGGGGGTGCTGGAGCAACGGTGCCCGGAACTGGAAATTGAGATGATCATCGGCGACGATGTCTCGAGTGACAACACGCGGGAGATTGTCGCCGATTATGCCCGGCGCTTTCCGGACAACATCAAGCCGCTATTCCATGAAAAGAACCTGGGCCCGGGTGCTAACACCCGGGCCTGCATGGCGGCCTGTACCGGTAAGTACATTGCCGCGCTGGAAGGGGATGATTACTGGACTGACCCCCAAAAGCTGCTCCTACAAGTAGAGGCTTTGGAGGCTCGCCCGGACTGTGGAATGAGCTTCCATGACGCAGATACCTTCAACAGCACCGATGGAAGTATCGAATGGACTTTCGGCGAAGAGTTCCCCCATATCTTGCCCCCCGCCGGCTCGGCCCCTAAGACTTACAGCCAACTGGATTTTGCCCGGTATGGCTGGTTTGTTCCGACAGCCTCTATGCTCTTCCGGACAGCCAGCCTACCCTTACCCTTGCCTGACTGGTTTGAGGGAGTGTACAGCGGAGATTATACGTTGCAACTGCTCAGCACCAAATACGGCCCGGCTATTTACCTACCCCGGGTAATGTCACGCTACCGCATTCACCATACTGGGCTTGGCAATATCATGGCGCAGTCGGCGGATAAGTTTAAGCGCCGGATTTTTGAGGCCAAAATGTTTCAGGAACACGTCTTCAGGCCTAAGGACAAGAAGCACGCAGATATATATCTGGCTATGCAATACAAAGGGTACGCTCGGTATCTTCTCAGCCAAGGCCAGCGCTGGGAGCCGTTGCTCTACAGGGCGAAAGGATTGTTTTATGACCGCCAGCGCTTAGCGGTGTATCTGGAACGCCGGCTCCAGCAAGCCAATACCTCGCAAAATTAG
- a CDS encoding glycosyltransferase family 2 protein, translating to MPKLSIIIPCYYNEVNIPVTGAELIANEALFPSEVSFEYVFVDDGSGDNTVKALYALRQQYPNRVCVIELASNVGAYNAVVAGIEYATGDCLAVLTADLQDPPALLAEMYAYWRQGIRLVIGNRQDRPETGTQRLMATTFHWLMKRFALRNVPSGGFDFVLFDRQVAREVLNMRERNSNVFYLMLWLGYPYVNIPYVRRPRQLGQSRWTLSKRVKLFVDSFVSFSFLPIRLISLTGILLGTLALLYGTYIIGLRLLGGSEPAGWSSLMVVVLFVSAFQMLALGVIGEYVWRGLDAARNRPLYVVKEVSEPLA from the coding sequence ATGCCGAAGCTATCCATCATTATTCCTTGCTATTACAACGAGGTAAATATTCCAGTAACTGGGGCGGAGCTTATAGCAAATGAAGCGCTATTTCCCTCCGAGGTGAGCTTTGAGTACGTATTTGTGGATGATGGTTCTGGTGACAATACTGTAAAAGCACTTTATGCTTTGCGCCAGCAATATCCCAATCGTGTTTGCGTAATAGAGCTGGCGAGTAATGTGGGTGCCTACAACGCCGTAGTGGCCGGAATCGAGTATGCCACCGGCGACTGCTTAGCTGTGCTTACCGCTGACTTGCAAGATCCGCCAGCCTTGTTAGCCGAGATGTATGCCTATTGGCGCCAAGGTATACGGCTGGTCATCGGAAACCGTCAGGACCGGCCTGAGACCGGGACGCAGCGTTTAATGGCTACCACTTTTCATTGGCTGATGAAGCGCTTCGCTTTGCGTAATGTGCCATCGGGAGGTTTTGACTTCGTGTTATTCGACCGGCAAGTGGCTAGGGAAGTTCTGAACATGCGAGAGCGCAACAGTAATGTCTTCTATCTCATGCTATGGCTCGGCTATCCCTACGTGAATATTCCGTATGTGCGGCGCCCACGCCAGCTAGGCCAGTCTCGCTGGACTCTCTCAAAGCGTGTTAAGCTTTTCGTCGATTCCTTCGTTTCCTTTTCCTTCCTTCCTATCCGACTGATTTCCTTAACTGGCATATTGCTAGGTACGCTGGCGCTGCTCTATGGAACTTACATAATAGGTCTACGCCTGCTTGGCGGATCAGAGCCGGCTGGTTGGTCCTCACTCATGGTGGTAGTGCTCTTCGTTTCGGCCTTTCAAATGCTGGCCCTTGGCGTTATCGGTGAATACGTGTGGAGAGGCCTAGACGCAGCTCGCAATAGGCCTTTGTACGTAGTGAAGGAAGTGAGTGAACCACTAGCCTAA
- a CDS encoding WbqC family protein → MSTLPTTQETAPRRTVAIMQPYIFPYLGYFQLIAAADRFVVYDDVQFIKGGWINRNRLLVNGQPFLFTIPLDAPSPNRLIRDIVLNTKTPWRVKLLQTIAQSYRRAPHFELAYDLIERVLHYPQAHTVADLVRVSLTEIIAYLHLPVELIPTSACYNNQHLRSQERVLDICRREEATNYVNAQGGRELYDHETFAAHGMRLHFLQPELHPYRQLGKGEFVPGLSIIDILMNNSVAETAELLRRYHLTQ, encoded by the coding sequence ATGTCCACTCTTCCAACCACACAAGAAACTGCACCCCGGCGTACAGTTGCTATTATGCAGCCGTATATTTTTCCTTACCTGGGTTATTTTCAGTTGATAGCAGCGGCTGACCGGTTTGTGGTCTACGACGATGTGCAGTTTATTAAAGGCGGGTGGATTAATCGTAACCGGTTGCTGGTTAACGGTCAGCCTTTCCTCTTTACCATTCCATTGGATGCGCCGAGCCCTAATCGGCTGATCCGTGACATTGTCTTGAATACCAAAACTCCCTGGCGGGTCAAGCTGCTGCAGACTATTGCCCAGAGCTACCGCCGGGCCCCGCATTTCGAGCTGGCTTACGATCTGATTGAGCGGGTTCTCCATTATCCTCAGGCACATACCGTGGCTGACCTGGTACGGGTAAGCCTTACGGAGATTATTGCCTATCTGCATCTACCAGTTGAACTGATTCCAACTTCCGCCTGCTACAATAATCAGCACTTGCGAAGCCAAGAGAGGGTACTTGATATCTGCCGACGGGAGGAGGCCACCAACTACGTAAATGCCCAGGGCGGCCGGGAGCTATACGACCACGAAACTTTTGCGGCGCACGGCATGCGGCTGCATTTTCTGCAGCCGGAGCTGCACCCTTACCGGCAGCTTGGTAAGGGCGAGTTTGTGCCTGGCCTTTCCATAATAGACATTCTGATGAACAACTCGGTAGCTGAGACGGCGGAGTTGTTGCGTAGATATCATCTCACGCAGTAA
- a CDS encoding DegT/DnrJ/EryC1/StrS family aminotransferase: MSINVTKPYLPPLQEYIGYLEGIWERGWLTNNGPLVQQLETELSAALSGGLVQFMSNGTIALQVAIKALDLTGEIITTPFSYVATTTAILWEGCEPVFVDIEEQSFCIDATKIEAAITPRTSAILATHVYGYPCDVLAIEDIARRHNLKVIYDGAHAFGVTVHGRSLLTYGDITTCSFHATKLFHTSEGGAIITTSEELAKKVWLYKSFGHIGDEYFFLGVNGKNSEFHAAMGLCNLPRVPEFIAARRQVAELYQAELASLNLRYPVTPPATEYNYSYFPIILESEEQMQRVKDMLAAHDINTRRYFFPSLNKLPYHTGADCPVSEDISLRVLCLPFYQQLEHDEVRRISQLIRKALA, encoded by the coding sequence ATGAGCATCAACGTCACGAAGCCGTATTTACCGCCACTGCAAGAATACATTGGCTACTTGGAGGGAATATGGGAGCGGGGCTGGCTGACCAATAACGGGCCGTTGGTACAGCAGCTCGAAACCGAGTTGAGCGCCGCGCTCAGCGGTGGCCTCGTGCAGTTCATGTCCAATGGCACCATTGCCTTGCAAGTGGCGATTAAAGCCCTAGATTTGACGGGTGAAATTATTACCACGCCTTTTTCCTACGTAGCCACTACCACCGCTATTTTATGGGAAGGCTGCGAGCCGGTTTTCGTGGACATTGAAGAGCAGAGCTTTTGCATTGATGCCACCAAGATTGAGGCCGCTATTACGCCACGCACCTCGGCTATTCTAGCCACGCACGTATACGGCTATCCCTGCGACGTGTTGGCTATTGAGGACATTGCCCGGCGGCATAACCTGAAGGTAATTTATGATGGGGCCCATGCTTTTGGCGTAACAGTGCACGGTCGGTCGCTGCTTACCTACGGCGACATTACCACTTGTAGCTTTCACGCCACCAAGTTGTTTCATACCAGTGAAGGTGGAGCCATTATTACGACCAGTGAGGAACTGGCCAAAAAGGTATGGCTCTACAAATCGTTTGGTCACATTGGCGACGAATACTTTTTCCTGGGCGTAAACGGCAAGAATTCCGAGTTTCATGCCGCCATGGGCCTGTGCAACCTGCCGCGGGTGCCTGAGTTTATTGCGGCCCGCCGGCAGGTGGCTGAGCTGTACCAGGCGGAACTGGCTTCCCTGAACCTGCGCTACCCAGTAACCCCACCGGCTACGGAGTATAACTACTCTTACTTCCCCATCATCCTTGAAAGTGAGGAGCAAATGCAACGGGTAAAAGACATGCTGGCTGCGCACGATATCAACACGCGTCGCTACTTCTTTCCGTCGCTCAACAAGCTGCCTTATCACACAGGCGCAGACTGCCCGGTTTCGGAAGATATTTCCCTGCGTGTACTGTGCTTGCCGTTCTACCAGCAACTGGAGCACGATGAGGTACGGCGCATCAGCCAGCTGATCAGAAAGGCACTAGCGTAG
- a CDS encoding ABC transporter ATP-binding protein: MAKGVVFRSLDSIRFYLTPQEKRKAIVMLLLLLLASILDVFGLASLVPVIMAASRPGSVLQNKYSLWLYNTLSFSTEKNFLIFLIITVFILFLIKNVFSTLISYQQVKFTAHIALTVIASQFQKHINLPYLRFNEVGSPKLMNSTLNVPNAFVNGIIRQLFIFFSELIIVALVIAGMLIYQPILFVILGVVLVPSMMLIYRLLRNRSQRVGVALSELRPFSYGALVESFIGFIELRLAGKQRKFKQRLLNNQEEIQDLEADAYLYSLIPQRLIEMVAISAVVTIFLYSLLFADNPASLITTIGLFAAAAYRLMPSMNRLLTAVVTLKQNQYVIDDLLSMREYLQAPEPVQQPLEFKKSISFNRVSFSFPGSEKPVLDNISFMVNKGEKIGFIGSSGSGKTTLMNLLLRFYTEGKGSIKVDEAALSPANLAAWYELVGYVKQDTFLMEASIGDNITLRDEQVDSERMQYALEQASLMDFVAKLPEGLNTSIGERGSRLSGGQRQRIGIARALYKQAEVLVLDEATSALDNETEREVSEAISKLSHTNITIFIIAHRLTTLRECDRIYELRNGQIVAEHQYENLMRTLA; encoded by the coding sequence ATGGCAAAAGGGGTAGTATTTCGTTCTCTGGATAGCATCCGATTTTATCTGACCCCACAAGAAAAGCGGAAGGCAATAGTTATGCTGCTTTTGTTATTACTGGCTTCCATTCTTGATGTATTTGGCCTCGCCTCTTTAGTACCAGTAATTATGGCAGCTTCCCGGCCCGGGTCGGTGCTGCAAAATAAGTATAGCCTTTGGCTGTATAATACACTGAGTTTCTCGACTGAGAAAAACTTTCTAATATTTCTGATTATTACAGTTTTTATTTTATTCTTAATTAAGAACGTCTTCTCAACATTAATTAGTTATCAGCAGGTTAAATTCACCGCGCATATTGCTTTAACTGTTATTGCCAGTCAGTTCCAAAAGCACATTAACCTGCCTTACTTGCGGTTTAATGAGGTAGGCTCGCCTAAGCTAATGAACAGCACGCTGAATGTGCCAAATGCCTTTGTCAATGGTATAATTCGACAATTATTTATCTTTTTTTCCGAGCTGATCATTGTGGCACTTGTTATTGCCGGCATGCTAATCTACCAGCCCATTCTGTTCGTGATTCTAGGGGTAGTACTAGTGCCCAGCATGATGCTGATTTATCGGCTGCTGCGTAACCGTTCGCAGCGTGTGGGCGTTGCTCTATCGGAGTTGCGACCCTTCTCTTACGGAGCACTGGTAGAATCCTTTATTGGCTTTATCGAGTTACGCTTGGCGGGCAAGCAGCGTAAGTTTAAACAGCGCCTTCTCAACAATCAAGAAGAAATTCAAGATCTGGAAGCTGATGCCTACCTCTACTCTTTAATTCCGCAACGCCTCATTGAGATGGTCGCCATTTCAGCTGTCGTCACTATTTTCCTCTACTCACTACTTTTTGCCGACAACCCAGCCAGCTTGATTACGACTATTGGGTTGTTTGCCGCAGCCGCCTACCGCTTGATGCCCTCTATGAACCGTCTGTTGACAGCTGTAGTAACGCTTAAGCAGAACCAGTATGTCATTGACGATCTTCTCTCGATGCGGGAGTATCTGCAAGCCCCAGAGCCTGTTCAGCAGCCCCTTGAATTTAAAAAGTCAATTTCCTTCAACCGTGTTTCGTTTTCATTCCCCGGAAGCGAAAAACCAGTGCTGGACAACATCTCCTTCATGGTCAACAAAGGAGAAAAGATAGGTTTTATCGGTAGCTCCGGCTCTGGTAAGACTACTCTAATGAACCTGCTGCTTCGCTTCTACACAGAGGGCAAGGGCAGTATTAAAGTAGATGAAGCGGCTCTTTCACCGGCTAACCTGGCGGCTTGGTATGAGTTAGTTGGCTACGTTAAACAAGATACTTTCCTAATGGAAGCATCCATTGGTGATAACATCACCCTGCGCGACGAGCAGGTTGATTCCGAACGGATGCAGTATGCCCTCGAGCAGGCTTCACTCATGGACTTCGTGGCCAAGTTGCCCGAAGGATTAAATACTTCTATTGGGGAGCGAGGGTCCCGGCTATCTGGTGGGCAGCGTCAGCGCATTGGCATTGCCCGCGCTTTGTACAAGCAGGCCGAGGTACTGGTACTGGATGAGGCAACCAGTGCCTTAGATAATGAAACTGAGCGGGAGGTAAGTGAAGCCATCAGCAAGTTGTCGCACACGAATATTACCATCTTCATCATTGCTCACCGGCTTACTACCCTACGGGAGTGCGACCGGATTTATGAGCTGCGCAACGGCCAGATAGTGGCCGAGCACCAGTACGAAAACCTGATGCGTACCCTTGCTTAA
- a CDS encoding transposase, translating into MRWSRQDGQKKDVYFLCNDSKNERSVAQRRKYDEAFKAEALRLASESRSTQAAARQLGISPKLLYRWQQA; encoded by the coding sequence GTGAGGTGGTCTAGGCAGGATGGACAGAAGAAGGACGTATATTTCTTATGTAATGACAGCAAAAACGAACGGAGCGTCGCCCAACGGCGTAAATACGACGAGGCCTTTAAGGCGGAAGCCCTGCGCCTAGCTAGCGAGAGCCGCAGCACGCAGGCCGCGGCGCGGCAGCTGGGAATCAGCCCCAAGCTGCTCTACCGCTGGCAGCAGGCCTAG
- a CDS encoding aspartate aminotransferase family protein, translated as MSNPTAAASIGGFFEIELPIGPVSPHARAWAALASGRACLAVLAGQLRPSRVWVPFYICDSVLQALEQAQVPYSFYALTEELELEAPVELSDGEYILYVNYFGLKTTYTATLARRYGARLLLDLTQAFFEEPAPGVWGFNSARKFFGVPDGAYLYAPAPMPPVTLPSNQAISLTHLVERQAGHQAAAYAAYSQYEEQLSYAPQGMSAVSQSWLSWLDYASIARKRQANYALYRQLLAPVLQSGVAREWLPLEAGSIPFCYPLRLTRPVADRSQLFEHQIFVPWLWPEMRQRPGAFVREKTFVDGVLALPLDHRSGPAELSRVAEQVLRLLQGES; from the coding sequence ATGAGTAACCCAACTGCTGCGGCATCCATTGGAGGCTTTTTTGAGATAGAGCTGCCCATTGGCCCGGTCAGCCCCCACGCGCGGGCTTGGGCTGCTCTGGCCAGCGGACGAGCCTGCTTGGCCGTACTGGCCGGCCAGTTGCGGCCTTCTAGGGTGTGGGTACCATTTTACATCTGCGACTCGGTGCTGCAAGCTCTGGAACAGGCGCAAGTACCCTATAGCTTCTATGCCCTTACGGAAGAGTTAGAATTGGAGGCCCCGGTGGAGCTATCCGACGGTGAATATATTCTCTACGTAAACTATTTCGGCTTAAAAACCACCTACACCGCAACGTTAGCGCGGCGCTATGGGGCCCGGTTGCTACTGGATTTAACCCAGGCTTTTTTTGAGGAGCCTGCCCCGGGGGTGTGGGGCTTTAACTCCGCCCGCAAGTTTTTTGGCGTTCCAGATGGGGCGTATCTGTACGCTCCGGCGCCAATGCCCCCTGTTACGCTGCCCTCAAACCAAGCCATTAGCCTAACGCACCTTGTGGAACGGCAGGCAGGCCACCAGGCCGCCGCCTACGCCGCCTACAGCCAGTACGAAGAGCAGCTTAGCTATGCCCCCCAGGGAATGTCGGCGGTAAGTCAGAGCTGGCTTTCGTGGTTGGATTACGCCAGTATTGCCCGAAAGCGGCAAGCCAACTATGCTTTGTACCGGCAGTTGCTGGCACCTGTGCTGCAAAGCGGCGTGGCCCGCGAGTGGCTGCCGCTGGAGGCGGGCAGCATTCCGTTTTGCTACCCACTCCGGCTAACCCGGCCCGTGGCAGATCGAAGTCAGCTTTTTGAACACCAGATCTTTGTGCCCTGGCTGTGGCCGGAAATGCGCCAGCGCCCCGGGGCATTCGTCCGAGAAAAAACCTTTGTGGACGGTGTACTGGCCTTGCCTCTCGACCACCGGTCCGGTCCGGCTGAGCTGAGCCGCGTTGCGGAGCAAGTGCTTAGATTGCTGCAGGGCGAAAGCTGA
- a CDS encoding GNAT family N-acetyltransferase: MNILGRKVIIRAVEEADLPQLHKWANDPEIWHTLGGWHFPSSFDYQKKWFDGIKNDHLNQRFAVETEDLGLIGTVNLVDIDWKNNHAFTGLQLGDKDIRGKGYGVDIFMAIARYAFEELHLARLDGTVIEYNQVAYNMITRKCGWKEEGRRRNWYFRNNRYWDRIEVGLTREDYFALIEQNNYWQDDKS; this comes from the coding sequence ATGAACATCCTGGGACGTAAAGTTATCATCCGGGCCGTTGAAGAGGCCGATCTGCCGCAGCTGCATAAGTGGGCTAACGACCCGGAAATCTGGCACACGCTGGGCGGGTGGCACTTCCCAAGCTCATTTGACTACCAGAAAAAGTGGTTTGATGGCATCAAGAATGACCACCTTAACCAGCGGTTTGCCGTGGAAACGGAAGATCTGGGGCTGATCGGGACCGTGAACCTGGTGGATATTGACTGGAAAAATAACCATGCTTTTACCGGCCTGCAGCTCGGCGACAAGGACATTCGGGGCAAGGGCTACGGCGTCGACATCTTTATGGCTATTGCCCGTTATGCCTTTGAAGAACTGCACTTAGCCCGGCTTGATGGTACTGTAATTGAGTACAACCAGGTTGCCTACAATATGATTACCCGCAAGTGCGGCTGGAAGGAAGAGGGCCGTCGGCGTAACTGGTACTTCCGCAACAACCGCTACTGGGACCGGATTGAAGTGGGGCTTACCCGGGAAGACTACTTTGCGCTGATTGAGCAAAATAACTACTGGCAGGATGATAAAAGTTAG
- a CDS encoding DegT/DnrJ/EryC1/StrS family aminotransferase, with translation MHIPFLSFSGQHNLIQEEVLAAMARVYESQSYVLGQEVKQFEGAYAAFSQVHHCVGVANGLDALQLSLRVLNIGPGDEVIVPSNTYIATWLAVSHVGATIVPVEPDVDTYNISSKLIEEAITSRTKAIIPVHLYGQACEMGPIMEIAQRFGLSVVEDNAQAHGATYQGQLTGSFGHINATSFYPGKNLGALGDAGAVTTNNDGLAESIRTLRNYGSTHKYYNEHIGYNSRLDELQAAVLSVKLPMLTKWTHDRQQVAKLYQKQLTGIADLKLPSIAAEATHVYHIYVVCTKRRGELQKHLTHNGIGTLIHYPLPPHLQKAYSYMNFRRSDFPIAEELADTCLSLPMWPGLSEEDINIVCETIKEFFNS, from the coding sequence ATGCATATACCTTTTCTCTCCTTTTCAGGACAACATAACCTTATCCAGGAAGAAGTACTCGCGGCCATGGCACGCGTGTATGAGAGTCAGTCGTACGTGCTTGGTCAAGAAGTAAAGCAGTTCGAAGGGGCCTACGCAGCATTCAGCCAAGTTCACCACTGTGTAGGAGTCGCCAACGGCTTAGATGCTTTGCAGTTGTCTTTACGGGTATTGAACATAGGGCCTGGCGACGAGGTTATTGTGCCTAGTAATACTTATATCGCCACTTGGCTTGCAGTATCGCATGTAGGTGCCACGATAGTTCCCGTTGAGCCAGATGTTGATACGTATAATATATCTTCAAAACTTATAGAAGAGGCAATCACTTCCCGAACTAAAGCCATCATACCCGTGCATTTATACGGACAGGCGTGTGAGATGGGACCTATAATGGAAATAGCGCAACGATTCGGTTTATCAGTAGTAGAGGACAATGCACAAGCTCACGGAGCAACATACCAAGGGCAACTTACTGGGAGCTTTGGGCATATAAATGCTACCAGCTTTTATCCTGGAAAAAACTTAGGTGCTCTAGGCGACGCTGGTGCTGTAACTACCAATAATGATGGTTTGGCTGAGAGTATTCGTACGTTGCGTAACTATGGCTCAACTCATAAATATTACAATGAGCATATTGGCTATAATTCTCGGCTTGATGAATTACAAGCGGCTGTTTTAAGTGTAAAGCTGCCAATGCTTACCAAGTGGACGCATGATCGGCAGCAGGTGGCTAAGTTATATCAGAAACAATTAACTGGCATAGCTGATCTCAAACTGCCAAGCATTGCTGCTGAAGCAACGCATGTATACCACATATATGTGGTATGTACAAAGCGTCGTGGTGAATTGCAAAAGCATCTGACACATAATGGTATAGGTACCTTAATCCATTATCCATTACCACCGCACTTGCAGAAGGCTTACAGTTATATGAACTTCCGGCGGAGCGATTTTCCAATTGCGGAAGAGTTAGCTGACACGTGTCTAAGTCTACCTATGTGGCCTGGTCTGTCGGAAGAAGATATAAATATTGTATGTGAAACAATTAAGGAGTTTTTTAATTCATAA